CGTCAGCACGATGAGCGCCGCGAACACGGCGACGTAGACGCGCACCCCGCTACGGGCCATGGCGTCCGATCAGGTAGAGCATGGGGAGGAGGAAGATCCACACGATGTCGACGAAGTGCCAGTAGAGCCCGGTCACCTCGACCGGGTTGTGGTACTCCGCCGTGTAGTGGCCGCGCCAGGCGAGCGCGAGGATCACGCCCACCACGCCGATCCCGATGATCAGGTGGAGCGCGTGCACGCCCGTCATCGCGAAATAGAGGAAGAAGAAGAGTTCCTGGGGCCCGGCATCGGCGCCCGTCAGCGTGAAGCGGAGGCCGGGCACGAGCCCGTCCTCCCACTTGTGCGTCCACTCGATCGCCTTGATGCCGAGGAAGACGCCGCCCAGGAGCATGGTGAGCGCGAGGCAGACGAGCAGCGAGCGGCGGTGCCCTTCGCGCGCGCCGTGCACCGCCAGCACCATGGTGAGGCTCGAGCCGATGAGCACGATGGTGTTGGTGCCGCCGAGGAGCACGTCGAGGTGGCGGCTCGCGTGCGCAAAGGCTGCCGGGTAGAGCCAGCGGTAGGCGGTGAAGGCGGTGAACATGCCGCCGAAGAACATCACCTCGGTGGCGAGGAAGATCCACATGCCGAGCTCGGCCGCGCCGCGCTGCTGCTCGGCGTCGTCGAACTGGTGGGCGACCGCGGCGGCGTGCTCAGCCATGAACCGGCTCGCGGCCCGGGTAGGCGTAGGGCTCGCCGCTGACCGTCGGGGCGGTCGCGAAGTTGTCGCGGGGCGGCGGCGACGGCGTCCGCCACTCGAGGCCGGTGGCGTCCCACGGGTTCTCGCC
This genomic stretch from Deltaproteobacteria bacterium harbors:
- a CDS encoding cytochrome c oxidase subunit 3 family protein, coding for MAEHAAAVAHQFDDAEQQRGAAELGMWIFLATEVMFFGGMFTAFTAYRWLYPAAFAHASRHLDVLLGGTNTIVLIGSSLTMVLAVHGAREGHRRSLLVCLALTMLLGGVFLGIKAIEWTHKWEDGLVPGLRFTLTGADAGPQELFFFLYFAMTGVHALHLIIGIGVVGVILALAWRGHYTAEYHNPVEVTGLYWHFVDIVWIFLLPMLYLIGRHGP